In Necator americanus strain Aroian chromosome IV, whole genome shotgun sequence, the following proteins share a genomic window:
- a CDS encoding hypothetical protein (NECATOR_CHRIV.G16591.T2) encodes MFSIIGSYRSTLSWSPLPMMRAHHREVRHSGIKIPLPTPFAEADKRSDFLFHPFDNACKFVIPNTYASDITQWRVGERLRQLRCPYEDFDFATMDSEGYMYVHPHFTEYPTITNDVKCKVVFLEGGLRSKNQHYDKFEEVATVEAPENKRFFANGDVFYIRCLQKNKVVFQKPYAGIRDTTREKYKVYIKDDTESFDNFGRQRNTPGNAPTPSRYSIDILAFDSTSRTMFLRHMPRTAEIMNRLGYEFLYGYTKVGDNSMVNLEPILAGDIPEALNESKYDNSSDISHEWILPSTKKLDPTLLPFLWKMMSEKFGCRTMFNDDIADKNRGIFHYPPNEFQAGFTSPPTDHYYRAYYLAVYKDWVYGNCKDGEQIQREFVDIWRRFANVYKDVCHFGFTFITSLTHEAGLTIETIDEFMKSSIENLYLNGALDNTVSIIMGDHGNRIGLVQYSYTGRIEERMPLMAIRLPTNFKSLYPREYSNFLANKWKLTSNFDVHQMLKDISLMHLGDKKEVLPDRGRGISLLDEIPSNRTCHDAYVAENFCTCLVDRHAQTMPKEKNPEKKKNIANEKYKDAIVSWIKENSLDYCLDHSNITINGTVEILGLNNLVRHGMRSKENVTEVELVRKKEPKMDVSVPSMGSFLL; translated from the exons ATGTTCAGTATAATCGGTTCATATCGGTCGACACTGTCCTGGTCTCCACTGCCAATGATGAGAGCGCATCATCGAGAAGTTCGTCATTCTGGTATCAAAATCCCTCTTCCAACACCTTTCGCAGAAGCAGATAAACGTAGTGATTTTCTGTTTCATCCATTCGACAACGCCTGCAAATTTGTAATTCCTAACACTTACGCCAGTGACATCACG CAGTGGCGAGTCGGCGAACGTTTACGCCAACTGAGATGTCCATACGAGGATTTCGACTTTGCGACAATGGATAGCGAAGGTTACATGTATGTTCATCCACATTTCACGGAATACCCTACTATCACTAATGACGTTAAATGTAAG GTTGTTTTCTTGGAAGGCGGGCTTCGTTCTAAAAATCAACACTACGACAAATTCGAAGAAGTGGCAACGGTGGAG GCTCCTGAAAACAAGCGCTTCTTTGCAAATGGTGACGTCTTCTATATTCGATGTCTTCAGAAAAACAAGGTAGTCTTCCAAAAACCATATGCTGGAATAAGGGACACCACAAGAGAAAAATACAAG GTCTACATTAAGGACGACACAGAGTCATTTGATAATTTCGGAAGACAACGTAACACGCCAGGGAATGCTCCGACACCCTCGAGATACTCTATAGACATTTTGGCTTTCGACTCTACTTCACGAACGATGTTCTTGAGGCACATGCCTCGAACAGCAGAGATCATGAACAGGCTCGGCTATGAGTTTCTGTATGGTTACACTAAG GTTGGCGACAATTCGATGGTGAACCTTGAACCAATTCTTGCTGGTGACATACCGGAGGCGTTGAATGAGTCAAAGTATGATAACTCAAGCGACATAAGTCACGAATGGATTCTGCCGTCAACGAAAAAACTTGATCCAACACTTCTACCattcttgtggaaaatgatGAGCGAAA AATTCGGCTGTCGTACAATGTTCAACGATGACATTGCCGACAAAAATCGTGGAATTTTTCACTATCCACCAAACGAGTTCCAGGCAGGGTTCACGTCTCCTCCCACAGATCACTACTACCGGGCTTACTATCTTGCTGTATACAAG gattgGGTTTACGGCAACTGCAAAGACGGTGAACAAATCCAACGCGAATTCGTTGACATATGGCGTCGATTTGCGAATGTTTACAAGGATGTTTGTCACTTTGGATTCACATTTATAACAAG TTTGACCCACGAAGCTGGTTTAACAATCGAAACGATTGACGAATTTATGAAGTCAAGCATTGAAAACCTTTACCTGAATG GTGCGCTAGATAACACGGTCAGCATCATAATGGGTGACCATGGGAATCGTATCGGACTTGTTCAGTACTCCTACACCGGTAGAATAGAGGAGCGAATGCCGCTGATGGCAATACGATTACCCACCAACTTCAAATCCCTCTATCCAcgagaatattcaaattttcttgcCAATAAGTGGAAGCTTACAAG TAATTTTGATGTGCATCAAATGTTGAAGGATATCTCGCTGATGCATCTTGGAGATAAGAAAGAGGTCCTACCCGACCGAGGTCGTGGTATCAGCCTTCTTGATGAGATCCCCTCCAACAG GACCTGTCACGATGCTTACGTCGCGGAAAATTTCTGTACTTGCTTAGTGGATCGACATGCTCAGACCatgccaaaagaaaaaaatcctgaaaagaagaaaaacattgcaAATGAG AAGTACAAGGATGCTATAGTTTCATGGATCAAAGAAAATTCGCTCGATTACTGCCTTGATCACAGTAAC ATAACTATAAATGGGACCGTGGAAATATTAGGGCTCAACAATCTTGTAAGGCACGGAATGCGTTCGAAGGAAAACGTCACTGAAGTCGAATTAGTGCGAAAGAAAGAACCAAAAATGGATGTGAGTGTACCTTCTATGGGATCTTTCCTACTCTGA
- a CDS encoding hypothetical protein (NECATOR_CHRIV.G16592.T1), translating into MVSRERLPSRISSRETSVGSSMITTRGSAETTAETKSLPSKGSEIREECCGGNCSPPTRRSMSRTAFCAVSWPPQAEKCNRDVQLLLGTNLSLGLIL; encoded by the coding sequence ATGGTCTCGCGTGAACGGTTGCCGTCAAGGATATCATCACGGGAGACGAGTGTTGGGTCTTCCATGATAACGACGAGGGGTTCAGCTGAAACGACAGCCGAAACCAAATCATTACCATCCAAAGGTTCTGAGATTCGCGAGGAATGCTGTGGTGGAAACTGCTCCCCGCCGACCAGACGTTCGATGTCAAGAACTGCATTCTGTGCTGTGAGTTGGCCACCGCAAGCAGAGAAATGCAACCGAGACGTGCAGCTGCTACTCGGCACCAACTTGAGCCTTGGATTGATATTGTAA
- a CDS encoding hypothetical protein (NECATOR_CHRIV.G16593.T2): MAEIPVLFFVILHWCIALPMIAPLMTSFNVTYDAKDTMEVLVPPSSLALSNMISMVSVFILFFICVFCYVFVINHILRSRFTTTVTKRHEIRLSIQFAGLMIAFLFVFIYSIGQYVLNEMREIDLLYDWRQLNPIMNGFLSCVQPWMCLFFNKEIRNKLKGIVGCRQKQNEANQGSMFKQSTPLSRR; encoded by the exons ATGGCGGAAATTCCAGTACTATTTTTTGTGATACTGCATTGGTGTATTGCTCTTCCAATGATTGCACCTTTAATGACGTCATTCAATGTTACTTACGATGCTAAGGATACCATGGAAGTACTCGTCCCTCCAAGCTCCTTAGCG CTCTCCAATATGATTTCCAtggtttctgtttttattttattctttatctgCGTATTCTGCTACGTTTTCGTCATCAACCATATTCTACGGAGCAGATTTACTACTACCGT AACGAAGCGACATGAGATTCGACTTAGTATACAATTTGCTGGGTTGATGattgcttttttgtttgtgtttataTATAGTATTGGTCAATACGTTCTGAACGAAATGCGTGAA ATTGATCTCCTCTATGATTGGAGACAACTCAATCCGATAATGAATGGATTTCTCTCTTGTGTTCAACCGTGGATGTGTCTCTTTTTCAACAAAGAGATACGAAACAAATTAAAGGGAATAGTTGGATGtcgacaaaaacaaaatgaggcG aatcaaGGCAGTATGTTCAAGCAGTCTACACCGTTATCAAGAAGATGA
- a CDS encoding hypothetical protein (NECATOR_CHRIV.G16593.T1) yields MYDQFDLLSIITTVPIRETVFSIEEEAQIRALKDSELTKPSHCSSNRDGPSVALHIVCGGNDLDSAIAFININSYSNWAKIDSILCTHVITAMVCGIDRAMVRIALLGLAIRTPWQSAVMMRFKIMAEIPVLFFVILHWCIALPMIAPLMTSFNVTYDAKDTMEVLVPPSSLAVKLLCR; encoded by the exons ATGTATGACCAGTTTGATCTGCTCTCCATTATAACCACAGTGCCGATTCGCGAAACTGTGTTCTCCATCGAGGAGGAAGCTCAAATCCGAGCTCTCAAGGATTCCGAGTTGACAAAACCAAGCCATTGCTCCTCAAATCG CGATGGACCTAGCGTGGCCTTACATATTGTTTGTGGTGGCAACGATCTTGACAGTGCCATTGCATTTATTAATATCAATAGTTATTCTAACTGGGCAAAAATTGACTCCATTCTATGCACTCATGTTATCACAG CGATGGTATGCGGTATCGATCGCGCCATGGTGCGAATAGCGCTCCTTGGCTTAGCAATTAGGACTCCGTGGCAGTCAGCAGTGATGATGCGGTTCAAA ATAATGGCGGAAATTCCAGTACTATTTTTTGTGATACTGCATTGGTGTATTGCTCTTCCAATGATTGCACCTTTAATGACGTCATTCAATGTTACTTACGATGCTAAGGATACCATGGAAGTACTCGTCCCTCCAAGCTCCTTAGCGGTAAAACTGTTGTGTAGATAA
- a CDS encoding hypothetical protein (NECATOR_CHRIV.G16594.T1) produces the protein MPAGKLVPGTTDIITRAGSYTIVPASTGSAKAVSHCDNRNQINANGRSSSAVPGLSRNPAMRAAVDQPNGQKLNGLHAAACVVIIREEWL, from the exons ATGCCGGCTGGGAAATTGGTGCCGGGAACAACG GATATCATCACGAGGGCTGGCTCCTATACGATAGTCCCTGCGTCCACCGGCTCCGCCAAGGCGGTCAGCCACTGCGACAACCGCAACCAAATCAACGCCAACGGAAGGTCTTCCTCTGCTGTTCCGGGACTCTCGAGAAATCCTGCTATGCGAGCTGCTGTCGACCAACCAAATGGTCAAAAACTAAATGGTTTACACGCAGCAGCATGTGTCGTCATAATCCGAGAGGAGTGGCTGTGA
- a CDS encoding hypothetical protein (NECATOR_CHRIV.G16595.T1): MAGQLGVATRIIELHPYAPGYRKALLRYESWPGLAAKRSGGEDPKPAAMSAEGLALGLAPLNLAGSRPGSHTPVPIHPSMVSRMPSYSRFLNSCG; encoded by the coding sequence ATGGCTGGACAGCTTGGCGTTGCTACCCGCATCATCGAGCTTCACCCATACGCTCCAGGATATCGGAAAGCTCTGTTGAGATATGAGTCGTGGCCAGGATTAGCTGCGAAGAGGAGCGGTGGGGAGGACCCGAAGCCAGCTGCCATGAGTGCGGAGGGACTTGCGCTGGGTCTAGCCCCTCTGAATCTTGCAGGCTCGCGCCCAGGGTCCCATACCCCTGTCCCGATTCACCCCTCAATGGTCTCGAGGATGCCTTCCTATTCCCGCTTTCTCAACTCATGCGGCTAA
- a CDS encoding hypothetical protein (NECATOR_CHRIV.G16593.T3), translated as MYDQFDLLSIITTVPIRETVFSIEEEAQIRALKDSELTKPSHCSSNRLYAEEQRQKDIQPDKPTSAFDSSTKYLSE; from the exons ATGTATGACCAGTTTGATCTGCTCTCCATTATAACCACAGTGCCGATTCGCGAAACTGTGTTCTCCATCGAGGAGGAAGCTCAAATCCGAGCTCTCAAGGATTCCGAGTTGACAAAACCAAGCCATTGCTCCTCAAATCG gctgtatgctgaagaacaacggcagaaagatattcagcccGATAAGCCCACTTCTGCATTTGATTCTTCAACGAAATACCTGTCTGAATAG